One genomic region from Halococcus qingdaonensis encodes:
- a CDS encoding lipid II:glycine glycyltransferase FemX, with amino-acid sequence MRIERLDRDTWAGALPERGFEVFHTPEALSVLDRHASGDCHLFGGYRGEQLVAMVPLFVRHVGGLRIVSSPPPGMAIPNLGPLVMPTSPKQRKREKVNREFTAELLEALDADSPRTFVRILCPPDYTDPRPYRWNGLSVEPAFTYRLTADDPDELIDSFSRSLRREIRSGADLDIDIETAGIRGGERVFRETAARYAEQSESFGPTWPYVRDVIEELGERCRVYVARADGDHLGGVITLFSNDAAYYWLGGTRATHENVSINSLLHWRIINDIADDPPIDSVNQYDLVGANTEQLCRYKSKFGGELTPYYVAESGGMAMDVAKSGYQLVNRAIDRF; translated from the coding sequence ATGAGAATCGAGCGGCTCGATCGCGACACGTGGGCGGGGGCGCTTCCCGAGCGTGGCTTCGAGGTCTTCCACACTCCCGAGGCGCTGTCCGTCCTCGATCGCCACGCATCCGGCGACTGCCATCTCTTCGGCGGCTATCGCGGCGAGCAGCTGGTGGCGATGGTGCCGCTGTTCGTCCGCCACGTCGGCGGGCTGCGGATCGTCTCCTCGCCACCGCCGGGCATGGCCATCCCCAATCTGGGACCGCTCGTGATGCCGACCAGCCCGAAACAGCGAAAGCGCGAGAAGGTCAACCGCGAGTTCACCGCAGAACTCCTGGAGGCGCTCGATGCCGACTCGCCGCGAACGTTCGTCCGCATTCTCTGCCCGCCCGACTACACCGACCCGCGCCCGTACCGCTGGAACGGGCTGTCGGTCGAACCGGCCTTCACCTACCGCCTTACGGCCGACGATCCCGACGAACTCATCGACTCCTTTAGCCGGAGCCTCCGCCGGGAGATCCGCTCGGGCGCTGACCTCGATATCGATATCGAGACCGCTGGAATCAGGGGCGGCGAGCGCGTCTTCAGAGAGACCGCCGCCCGCTACGCCGAACAATCCGAATCGTTCGGCCCGACGTGGCCGTACGTGCGTGACGTCATCGAGGAGTTGGGCGAGCGCTGTCGCGTCTACGTCGCCCGTGCCGACGGCGATCATCTGGGCGGGGTCATCACGCTGTTCTCGAACGATGCGGCGTACTACTGGCTCGGCGGCACGCGCGCGACCCACGAGAACGTCAGCATCAACAGCCTGCTCCACTGGCGGATCATCAACGATATCGCCGACGATCCGCCGATCGACTCCGTGAACCAGTACGACCTCGTCGGCGCGAACACCGAACAGCTCTGCCGGTACAAATCGAAGTTCGGGGGTGAGCTGACGCCCTACTACGTCGCCGAATCCGGCGGAATGGCGATGGACGTCGCAAAAAGCGGCTATCAGCTGGTCAATCGGGCCATCGATCGGTTCTAA
- a CDS encoding PGF-CTERM sorting domain-containing protein, with protein sequence MITVVLVSALVGGIAVSGSAAALDSDTAAPYPHSPGTSATDFPVSVVAQGSDAITQDGMKSMTVDFGASGSFDGSVENVSVGSVSVTVASSNGQQTIDPSNVSTTSDGQITLTFQQPVSVSADDRIIANVANVTTPTSDGSYSVGVSTTTPSGTTDGPVTDDYRIESASLSFPNQSASQFSANQSVNVSGVVPNAGYIGIFTVADNGSRGQPVGSSQPIVALYNERNYTVNLNGNVNESQQLMAVAYYETSGSSQSERLNGTFDPNEDAVVTNNGQPANATGYVTTVDADGRVQSGSEYDQGARLYLDQGEASTGYQLRAVENGSPGRTVNQFETAANGSATIDTTDLQQGQYVITRIDDGSVVSLDNDSTTSAQDDSITITGQQFTESTAAGGGGNNSSANASGGASTAAGGNDAGGNSSGNASGNGSGNGSGSSSSGPGFGIAVAVVALLGAALLATRRGR encoded by the coding sequence ATGATCACCGTAGTGCTCGTTTCAGCACTCGTCGGCGGCATCGCCGTCAGCGGGTCGGCGGCGGCGCTCGATTCCGATACGGCGGCACCATACCCGCACTCGCCGGGGACGAGCGCGACCGATTTCCCCGTCTCGGTCGTCGCTCAGGGGAGCGATGCCATCACGCAGGACGGGATGAAATCGATGACGGTCGACTTCGGGGCGAGCGGCAGTTTCGACGGCAGTGTCGAGAACGTCAGCGTCGGGTCGGTCTCGGTCACCGTCGCCAGTTCGAACGGGCAGCAAACGATCGATCCGTCGAACGTCTCGACGACGTCGGACGGCCAGATCACGCTCACCTTCCAGCAGCCGGTGTCGGTGAGCGCCGACGACCGCATCATCGCCAACGTCGCGAACGTGACGACGCCGACGAGCGACGGTAGCTACTCGGTCGGCGTCTCGACGACGACGCCCTCGGGGACGACCGACGGCCCGGTGACCGACGATTATCGCATCGAGAGCGCCTCGCTGTCGTTCCCGAACCAGAGCGCCTCGCAGTTCAGCGCGAACCAGTCGGTGAACGTCTCCGGGGTCGTCCCGAACGCCGGCTACATCGGGATATTTACCGTGGCCGACAACGGCTCGCGCGGGCAGCCGGTCGGCAGTAGCCAGCCCATCGTCGCGCTGTACAACGAGCGCAACTACACCGTCAATCTCAACGGCAACGTCAACGAGAGTCAGCAGCTCATGGCGGTTGCCTACTACGAGACCAGCGGGAGCAGCCAGTCCGAACGGCTGAACGGTACGTTCGATCCGAACGAGGATGCGGTCGTGACGAACAACGGTCAGCCGGCGAACGCGACCGGCTACGTCACCACCGTCGACGCCGACGGCCGCGTCCAGTCGGGCAGCGAGTACGACCAGGGTGCGCGGCTCTACCTCGACCAGGGCGAAGCGAGCACTGGCTATCAGCTCCGTGCGGTCGAGAACGGCAGCCCCGGGCGAACGGTGAACCAGTTCGAGACTGCCGCGAACGGCTCGGCGACGATCGACACCACCGACCTCCAGCAGGGGCAGTACGTCATCACGCGGATCGACGACGGCTCGGTCGTCAGTCTCGACAACGACAGCACGACCAGTGCGCAGGACGACAGCATCACCATCACCGGTCAGCAGTTCACCGAATCGACCGCGGCCGGCGGTGGTGGGAACAACAGTAGTGCCAACGCGAGCGGCGGCGCGAGCACGGCTGCCGGTGGCAACGATGCCGGCGGCAACAGTTCGGGCAACGCCAGCGGGAACGGCTCGGGCAACGGTAGCGGCAGCAGTTCGAGCGGCCCCGGCTTCGGCATCGCGGTGGCCGTCGTCGCGCTGCTCGGCGCTGCGCTGCTCGCGACGCGACGCGGGCGCTAA
- a CDS encoding carbon-nitrogen family hydrolase, translating to MRLACCQHDIEPGAIEANVERALAAIATAADDGADLVCLPEIFSVGYFAFDEYERAAESLTGPTLARVADTARAHNVGVLAGSIVEDLAASTRDGFETPSESGLANTSVFFDRSGERRAIYRKHHLFGYESREAELLVPGDSLGLTAFDGFTIGTTTCYDLRFPELYREFVDAGATLILVPSAWPYPRVDHWRLLPRARAIENQLFVAACNGSGVFGETALCGRSAIYDPWGEISAQAGAGEHAADEPTIVTADIDPERVTSVREEFPALRDRR from the coding sequence ATGCGCCTCGCCTGCTGTCAACACGACATCGAACCCGGCGCGATCGAGGCGAACGTCGAACGCGCGCTCGCGGCCATCGCCACAGCTGCGGACGACGGCGCGGATCTCGTCTGTCTCCCCGAGATATTCTCCGTCGGCTACTTCGCGTTCGACGAGTACGAGCGGGCGGCCGAGTCGCTCACCGGACCGACGCTCGCGCGGGTCGCCGACACGGCGCGCGCCCACAACGTCGGCGTGCTCGCCGGCTCGATCGTCGAAGACCTCGCGGCGAGCACGCGTGACGGGTTCGAGACACCGAGCGAGAGCGGTCTGGCGAACACGTCGGTGTTCTTCGATCGCAGCGGCGAGCGGCGAGCGATCTACCGCAAACACCACCTCTTCGGCTACGAGTCGCGGGAGGCCGAACTGCTCGTTCCCGGCGACTCGCTCGGACTGACCGCATTCGACGGGTTCACGATCGGTACCACGACCTGCTACGATCTGCGCTTTCCCGAACTGTATCGCGAGTTCGTCGATGCAGGGGCGACCCTGATTCTCGTCCCGAGCGCGTGGCCGTATCCGCGCGTCGACCACTGGCGACTCCTTCCGCGGGCGCGGGCGATCGAGAATCAGCTGTTCGTGGCGGCCTGCAACGGCTCCGGCGTGTTCGGCGAGACTGCACTCTGTGGGCGATCGGCGATCTACGATCCCTGGGGAGAGATTTCGGCGCAAGCGGGTGCCGGCGAGCACGCCGCCGACGAACCGACGATCGTCACCGCCGACATCGATCCCGAACGCGTGACGAGCGTGCGCGAGGAGTTCCCGGCGCTCCGTGATCGGCGATAG
- a CDS encoding PGF-CTERM sorting domain-containing protein gives MVLVVLLSAAVGGVALGGTAAALDPGAGATYPLTPSSDTLGTFVYVVRPGDSVAENGIKEITLDAGPNADVSNVTDDDVFIAVRGGQRIEIAENNTDIVDVANISVSSNQAGDEVTITLPRPVQPQFASDSPNTGAEVAVKVGNFTTPDRPGSHSVNATFATASGSTDGPTSVSYSTTAPELSMDNQNLSQFSDQQSINVSASVPGGGYVGLFTTAPNGSPGELVGSTDVATATSSQQYSIDVSGNVTESQQLMAVAYSETNGRSASLRENQTFDPNDDERLRTNGTLVNATANVSTLDVDGQVEAGGEYAQGARLYFPQGEPETNYQVRSVEDGELGSAATQFQTGANDTTILDTSDLSEGQYAITRIADDSLVSLDNDSTTSAQDDSILITGQQATTQANMTNASGGATDTGATATASSGEGDAATGGNANGNGSGTASGNGSGTGTSSGGPGFGIAVAVVALLGAALLATRRNR, from the coding sequence ATGGTACTGGTGGTATTGCTCTCGGCGGCCGTCGGCGGCGTCGCCCTCGGTGGAACGGCGGCGGCGCTCGATCCCGGCGCGGGCGCGACCTATCCGCTGACGCCAAGCTCCGACACGCTCGGAACGTTCGTCTACGTCGTCAGACCGGGTGATTCGGTCGCCGAGAACGGCATCAAGGAGATCACGCTCGATGCAGGGCCGAATGCCGACGTCTCCAACGTGACCGACGACGACGTGTTCATCGCGGTGCGTGGCGGTCAGCGCATCGAGATCGCCGAGAACAACACCGACATCGTCGATGTCGCGAACATCAGTGTCTCCTCGAATCAGGCTGGCGACGAGGTCACCATCACGCTTCCGCGGCCGGTCCAGCCGCAGTTCGCCTCCGATAGCCCGAACACCGGGGCGGAAGTCGCGGTCAAGGTGGGGAACTTCACGACGCCGGACCGACCGGGCAGCCACTCGGTCAACGCGACGTTCGCCACCGCATCGGGGAGCACCGACGGACCGACGTCGGTCTCCTACTCGACGACTGCGCCGGAGCTGTCGATGGACAACCAGAACCTCTCGCAGTTCAGCGATCAGCAGTCGATCAACGTCTCGGCGTCGGTACCGGGCGGCGGGTACGTCGGGCTGTTTACCACGGCCCCGAACGGCTCGCCGGGTGAGCTCGTCGGTTCGACGGACGTCGCCACGGCCACGTCGAGCCAGCAGTACAGCATCGACGTGAGCGGCAACGTCACGGAGAGCCAACAGCTGATGGCCGTCGCGTACAGTGAGACGAACGGTCGCTCGGCGAGCCTCCGCGAGAACCAGACGTTCGATCCGAACGACGACGAACGGCTGCGGACCAACGGCACGCTCGTGAACGCGACCGCGAACGTCTCGACGCTCGACGTTGACGGGCAAGTCGAGGCCGGCGGCGAGTACGCACAGGGCGCACGGCTCTACTTCCCGCAGGGTGAACCGGAAACGAACTACCAGGTGCGGTCGGTCGAGGACGGCGAACTCGGCTCCGCCGCGACACAGTTCCAGACGGGCGCGAACGACACGACGATCCTCGACACGAGCGATCTCTCGGAGGGGCAGTACGCGATCACGCGGATCGCCGACGACTCGCTCGTGAGCCTCGACAACGACAGCACGACAAGCGCACAGGACGACAGTATCCTGATCACCGGCCAGCAGGCGACCACACAGGCAAACATGACGAACGCGAGTGGTGGTGCGACCGATACCGGTGCTACCGCGACCGCCAGCAGCGGCGAGGGTGACGCCGCAACCGGCGGCAACGCCAACGGAAACGGTTCGGGTACCGCCAGCGGGAACGGCTCGGGCACCGGCACCAGCTCGGGCGGTCCCGGCTTCGGCATCGCGGTGGCCGTCGTCGCGCTGCTCGGCGCGGCGCTGCTCGCGACGCGACGCAACCGCTGA
- a CDS encoding DUF354 domain-containing protein, whose product MNYLFFTNTPAHVHLYKHAVAALERRGHDVLILGRDYGCTKELLDYHDLPYRLYGRLATKKRSLFYQLPRHYLSILRQTWRYSPDRIFGMGAYAAHAGALSRTPVTLILDSEPTSIDHTVSRPFADAILTPDAFGKDLGANHYRFRGFKECAYLHPDVFTPRDDIREQLGVGPDEKYVICRFNAFGSHHDVSQSGIGPAERRTLIERLGDDATVFVSDESGTMEFDGIDARPYDLHPGLLHDALSEAHLLVADTQTMVTEAALLGTPAIRSNSFVGEEDMGNFIELESQGLIFNIASFTEAIERAESLLDDDSLTETWAAKRDAFMADKVNLTDVIVELATSPNGAAGVDGLSHGSPPRRTDPPTPER is encoded by the coding sequence ATGAACTATCTGTTTTTCACGAACACTCCTGCGCACGTCCATCTCTACAAACACGCCGTCGCGGCCCTCGAACGTCGCGGTCACGACGTGTTGATTCTCGGTCGTGACTACGGCTGTACGAAGGAACTCCTCGACTATCACGATCTCCCCTACCGGCTCTACGGACGGCTGGCGACGAAAAAGCGGTCGCTGTTCTACCAGCTCCCGCGTCACTATCTCTCGATCCTCCGACAGACGTGGCGGTATTCTCCTGACCGTATCTTCGGCATGGGTGCGTACGCCGCCCACGCAGGCGCGCTCTCGCGGACGCCGGTGACGCTGATCCTGGACTCGGAGCCGACCTCGATCGATCACACCGTCTCGCGGCCGTTCGCCGACGCCATCCTCACGCCCGACGCCTTCGGCAAGGATCTCGGGGCGAACCACTATCGCTTTCGCGGCTTCAAGGAGTGTGCCTACCTCCACCCCGACGTGTTCACCCCTCGCGACGACATCCGCGAACAGCTCGGCGTCGGCCCCGACGAGAAGTACGTCATCTGCCGGTTCAACGCCTTCGGCTCACATCACGACGTCAGCCAGTCGGGCATCGGCCCGGCCGAGCGACGCACGCTGATCGAACGCCTCGGCGACGACGCGACCGTCTTCGTCTCCGACGAGAGCGGGACGATGGAGTTCGACGGGATCGACGCCCGGCCGTACGATCTCCATCCCGGGCTGTTGCACGACGCACTCAGCGAAGCCCACCTCCTGGTCGCCGACACGCAGACGATGGTCACCGAGGCCGCGCTGCTCGGGACGCCCGCCATCCGGTCGAACTCCTTCGTCGGCGAGGAGGACATGGGCAACTTCATCGAGCTCGAAAGCCAAGGGCTGATCTTCAACATCGCCTCCTTCACCGAGGCGATCGAGCGCGCGGAGTCGCTGCTCGACGACGATAGCCTCACAGAGACCTGGGCCGCCAAACGCGACGCGTTCATGGCCGACAAGGTGAACCTCACCGACGTCATCGTCGAACTCGCCACCAGTCCGAACGGGGCCGCCGGGGTCGACGGCCTCTCGCACGGTAGCCCGCCGCGACGGACCGACCCGCCGACGCCCGAGCGTTAG
- a CDS encoding antibiotic ABC transporter permease: MTASQLRPTGLTGELLGKTLGYARERDYTGWDYGDGMSSRLLQALPVDNKWVNIAVQETIKRAPVNVRPLFLVEQRRNYKGTAMFTMANLAAHELEFGEGSGVDYGREAHDLAEWLVEERTPGYAGFCGAHRHEIQHLDIKGLPSYPDMVSTAYAVRALLAAHDAGLDTGGIDYAETVRSVADFIDEDLEYEEIDDGARMKYVPTWSSDHYTLNAVALGGVTLLELGARFGGEHRERGEKLLDYVVSCQRPEGGWMYRDPPSASHLSMDNHHNGFIIESLLRHRELTGADRYEGVLDDALAFYREELFADDGAPNWDESNSYPRDINAAAQGIIVFSRAGEFAAAERIIDWVLGTLYAGDGKFRFRRERFFTRRVTLMRWCEASMAYALATYLEQRASSA; encoded by the coding sequence ATGACAGCATCGCAACTCCGGCCGACCGGACTCACGGGCGAGCTGCTCGGAAAGACGCTGGGCTACGCCCGCGAGCGCGACTACACCGGCTGGGATTACGGTGACGGGATGAGCAGCCGGCTGTTGCAGGCGCTGCCCGTCGACAACAAGTGGGTGAACATCGCGGTTCAGGAGACGATCAAGCGCGCGCCGGTCAACGTTCGACCGCTCTTTCTCGTCGAACAGCGCCGCAACTACAAGGGGACGGCCATGTTCACGATGGCGAACCTCGCGGCCCACGAACTGGAGTTCGGCGAGGGCAGCGGCGTTGACTACGGGCGCGAGGCGCACGATCTCGCCGAGTGGCTCGTCGAAGAGCGGACGCCGGGCTATGCGGGTTTTTGTGGTGCACACCGCCACGAAATCCAGCATCTCGACATCAAGGGATTGCCCTCCTACCCCGACATGGTCTCGACGGCATACGCGGTGCGAGCGCTGCTCGCGGCCCACGACGCCGGGCTCGATACGGGCGGTATAGACTATGCCGAGACCGTGCGTTCGGTCGCCGACTTCATCGACGAGGATCTCGAATACGAGGAGATCGACGATGGTGCGCGGATGAAGTACGTTCCGACGTGGTCGTCCGACCACTACACGCTCAACGCGGTCGCACTCGGCGGCGTGACGCTGCTCGAACTCGGCGCGCGCTTCGGCGGCGAGCATCGCGAGCGCGGCGAGAAACTGCTCGATTACGTCGTCTCGTGCCAGCGGCCCGAAGGCGGCTGGATGTATCGCGATCCGCCGTCGGCGTCGCATCTATCGATGGACAACCATCACAACGGGTTCATCATCGAGTCGCTGCTGCGCCACCGCGAGCTCACCGGTGCCGACAGGTACGAGGGGGTGCTCGACGACGCGCTCGCGTTCTATCGCGAGGAGCTGTTCGCGGACGACGGTGCGCCAAACTGGGACGAATCGAACAGCTATCCGCGGGACATCAACGCCGCCGCCCAGGGGATCATCGTCTTCAGTCGTGCCGGTGAGTTCGCGGCTGCCGAGCGGATCATCGACTGGGTGCTCGGCACGCTGTACGCCGGCGACGGGAAGTTCCGCTTCCGGCGCGAGCGCTTTTTCACCAGGCGCGTCACGCTGATGCGGTGGTGTGAGGCGTCGATGGCGTACGCGCTGGCGACCTATCTCGAGCAGCGCGCGTCGTCGGCCTGA
- a CDS encoding DUF7525 family protein, translating into MATSVGTDRGVGFAVLFVVLALVGALAALVGGLLETQLTAAWGFAAASIAGAIAIVAIHLSG; encoded by the coding sequence ATGGCCACATCCGTCGGGACCGACCGCGGCGTCGGCTTCGCCGTGTTGTTCGTCGTCCTCGCGCTCGTCGGCGCGCTCGCCGCGCTCGTCGGTGGACTGCTCGAAACCCAACTCACCGCCGCCTGGGGGTTCGCCGCGGCCTCGATCGCCGGCGCGATCGCGATCGTGGCGATACATCTGTCGGGGTGA
- the wecB gene encoding non-hydrolyzing UDP-N-acetylglucosamine 2-epimerase, whose protein sequence is MTDGTTVTIVLGTRPEIIKLAPVIDACEEREIAYSVVHTGQHYSEELDTVFFDQLELPAPDHNLGVGSGSQSEQTGAMIREIETVLLDEQPELVLVQGDTNSVLAGAIAAGKLDCEVGHVEAGLRSFDRTMPEEVNRVLADHAADYRFAPTEQAAGYLREEGIADDAIHVTGNTIVDAVMGYRDLAAAKSDVLDELDLDAGDFCLLTAHRAENVDDRERFSSLLDGVARFASESDLDVVYPVHPRANERLAAFDLAMPDEITPIDSQDFLDFLRLESTATLVLTDSGGVQEETCILGTPCVTLRDNTERPETVDVGANRVVGVTADGIVTGAREALAEQNGWENPFGDGHSAERILDIAGIGSATSVGEVHG, encoded by the coding sequence ATGACCGACGGGACGACCGTGACGATCGTGCTCGGCACGCGCCCGGAGATCATCAAGCTCGCGCCCGTCATCGACGCCTGCGAAGAACGGGAGATCGCCTACAGCGTCGTCCACACCGGCCAGCACTACTCCGAGGAGCTGGACACCGTCTTCTTCGACCAGCTCGAACTGCCAGCGCCCGACCACAACCTCGGCGTCGGTTCCGGCTCCCAGAGCGAACAGACCGGCGCGATGATCCGCGAGATCGAGACGGTGTTGCTCGACGAGCAGCCCGAACTGGTGCTCGTTCAGGGCGATACGAACTCCGTTCTCGCGGGGGCGATCGCGGCGGGCAAGCTCGACTGCGAGGTCGGCCACGTCGAGGCCGGCCTGCGGAGTTTCGACCGGACGATGCCCGAGGAGGTGAATCGCGTGCTCGCCGACCACGCCGCCGACTACCGCTTCGCGCCGACCGAACAGGCTGCCGGCTATCTCCGCGAGGAGGGGATCGCCGACGACGCGATCCACGTGACCGGCAACACGATCGTCGATGCGGTGATGGGCTATCGCGATCTCGCGGCCGCAAAGAGCGACGTTCTCGACGAGCTCGATCTCGATGCCGGCGATTTCTGTCTTCTGACTGCCCATCGCGCCGAGAACGTCGACGATCGCGAGCGCTTTTCGAGCCTGCTCGACGGCGTCGCCCGATTCGCCAGCGAATCCGATCTCGACGTCGTCTATCCGGTCCATCCGCGAGCAAACGAACGCCTCGCGGCGTTCGATCTCGCGATGCCCGACGAGATCACGCCGATCGACTCACAGGATTTCCTGGATTTCCTCCGGCTCGAAAGCACGGCGACGCTCGTGCTCACCGATTCCGGCGGCGTTCAGGAGGAAACCTGTATTCTCGGCACGCCCTGCGTCACCCTCCGTGACAACACCGAACGGCCGGAGACGGTCGACGTGGGGGCGAACCGTGTCGTCGGCGTCACCGCCGACGGGATCGTCACCGGCGCGCGCGAGGCGCTCGCCGAGCAGAACGGCTGGGAGAATCCCTTCGGCGACGGCCACAGCGCCGAGCGCATTCTTGATATCGCGGGGATCGGCTCCGCCACCTCGGTCGGGGAGGTGCACGGATGA
- a CDS encoding LEA type 2 family protein, with translation MNRTRAAVLVIVVLAAIGGAAVLTVDRPSVAGTESRFAGVNDSTTLVTTELRVTNPNPVPIELGNTTVTHSIRMNGIEMGTGSRDDIRAAPGTSTVNFTTAIDNRNIPAWWASHVERGERTRVVTGAAVDVPVFGTARVSENRTLTTDITGALNTSEPRPINASLPFVDDPVLVVERTSATWGNVTRETTPLDIALQIRNPTEIPIPVARIDYTLTMNGIAVGNGTTGEGTVLSPGSEQTITAKAAIRNDELDDWWVSHIERDQRTDLGISLTAVLELPDNRTVELPLDDLGGNTTIDTDVFDTGNGPNGSTSSIRLTR, from the coding sequence ATGAATCGTACGCGCGCCGCCGTTCTCGTGATCGTCGTTCTCGCCGCGATCGGCGGCGCAGCCGTCCTCACCGTCGATCGTCCGTCAGTCGCGGGAACCGAGAGCCGCTTTGCGGGCGTGAACGATTCGACGACGCTCGTCACGACCGAACTCCGCGTCACGAACCCGAACCCGGTCCCGATCGAGCTCGGCAACACGACGGTGACCCACTCGATACGGATGAACGGCATCGAGATGGGCACCGGAAGCCGTGACGACATCCGGGCCGCACCGGGCACGTCGACGGTGAACTTCACGACCGCCATCGACAACCGGAACATTCCGGCGTGGTGGGCGAGCCACGTCGAGCGCGGCGAGCGCACGCGGGTCGTCACGGGTGCGGCCGTCGACGTGCCGGTGTTCGGGACCGCGCGCGTGAGCGAGAACCGAACGCTGACGACCGACATCACCGGCGCGCTGAACACGAGCGAGCCACGGCCGATCAACGCGAGCCTCCCGTTCGTCGACGATCCCGTCCTCGTCGTCGAGCGCACGTCGGCGACGTGGGGGAACGTGACACGCGAGACGACGCCGCTCGACATCGCCCTCCAGATACGGAACCCGACCGAGATCCCGATCCCCGTCGCTCGCATCGACTACACGCTCACGATGAACGGGATCGCCGTCGGCAACGGCACGACGGGCGAGGGAACGGTACTCTCACCCGGCAGCGAGCAAACGATCACGGCAAAGGCAGCCATCCGCAACGACGAGCTCGACGACTGGTGGGTCAGCCATATCGAGCGCGATCAGCGGACCGATCTCGGTATCTCGCTTACCGCCGTGCTCGAACTCCCCGACAACCGAACGGTCGAACTGCCGCTCGACGATCTCGGCGGCAACACCACCATCGACACCGACGTGTTCGACACGGGGAACGGGCCGAACGGCTCGACGAGTTCGATTCGACTGACGCGCTGA
- a CDS encoding DUF7123 family protein, with protein MTDFSDEDRRILAYLHDSVARGERYFRSKNIADQLGLSAKQVGVRLPRLDEESEEIDIEKWSRAKSTTWRVTPG; from the coding sequence ATGACCGATTTTTCCGACGAGGATCGGCGGATCCTCGCGTATCTCCACGACAGCGTCGCGCGTGGCGAGCGCTACTTCCGCTCGAAGAACATCGCCGACCAGCTCGGGCTGAGCGCCAAACAGGTCGGCGTCCGGCTGCCGCGGCTCGACGAGGAATCCGAGGAGATCGACATCGAGAAATGGAGTCGTGCGAAATCGACCACGTGGCGCGTCACGCCCGGCTGA
- a CDS encoding CoxG family protein — protein sequence MTVRIERTFELAVPPEQVWAFIADPGKRAEAISVVDSFDIHDETHATWHISLPIPFVDRTIAVETEDTERDPPTHVEFVGRSRVLRVVGEHDLEAVDDGTRLRNRFTVEGKMPGVEGFFKRNLDDELDNLEAAIRADTAAEP from the coding sequence ATGACAGTCCGGATCGAACGCACGTTCGAGCTCGCCGTCCCGCCCGAACAGGTCTGGGCCTTCATCGCCGATCCGGGCAAGCGCGCCGAAGCGATCAGCGTCGTCGACTCGTTCGATATCCACGACGAGACCCACGCTACCTGGCATATCTCCCTGCCGATCCCGTTCGTCGATCGCACGATCGCCGTCGAGACCGAGGACACCGAACGTGACCCGCCAACCCACGTGGAGTTCGTCGGGCGCTCGCGCGTGCTCCGGGTCGTCGGCGAACACGATCTCGAAGCCGTCGACGACGGCACTCGCCTGCGAAATCGCTTCACCGTCGAGGGGAAGATGCCGGGCGTCGAGGGGTTTTTCAAACGCAACCTCGACGACGAGCTCGACAACCTCGAAGCCGCCATCCGCGCGGACACGGCGGCCGAGCCGTAG